A single genomic interval of Romboutsia ilealis harbors:
- the obgE gene encoding GTPase ObgE, with protein sequence MFIDKARIFVKSGNGGNGAVSFRREKYVPAGGPDGGDGGNGASVIFEVDLGLRTLMDFKYQRKYIAEHGEDGSKKRKAGRNGEDLILKVPPGTIIRDEATGLVIADLKEEGDRAVVARGGRGGKGNQHFANAVRQAPAFARSGSDGVEKWVVLELKMIADVGLLGFPNVGKSTFLSVVTKAKPKIANYHFTTLTPNLGVVQTKFGESFVLADIPGLIEGAAEGVGLGHDFLRHVERTKVLIHIVDISGLEGRDALEDFDKINDELKLYNEKLSTRPQVVVANKMDILEDESVFDEFKNELEKRGYKVFKMSAATRQGVDDVIAYVSELLREAEEIELVSEEEMFRPELDEQQDEGLQIDIEDGVYVVTGKSLRRIMYSVNFDDMESLQYFQKAMESQGVFDRLREMGIEDGDTVRIYEIEFEFYN encoded by the coding sequence TTGTTTATAGATAAAGCTAGAATTTTTGTAAAGTCAGGAAATGGCGGAAATGGTGCGGTATCATTTAGAAGAGAGAAATATGTTCCAGCTGGTGGTCCAGATGGAGGAGATGGCGGAAATGGAGCTAGCGTAATATTTGAAGTTGATTTAGGTTTAAGAACATTAATGGATTTCAAATATCAAAGAAAATATATAGCAGAACATGGCGAAGATGGTAGCAAAAAAAGAAAAGCAGGAAGAAATGGAGAAGATTTAATTCTTAAAGTTCCTCCTGGAACAATAATAAGAGATGAGGCTACAGGACTTGTTATAGCAGATTTAAAAGAAGAAGGAGATAGAGCTGTAGTTGCGAGAGGTGGTAGAGGTGGAAAAGGAAACCAACACTTTGCTAATGCAGTTAGACAAGCTCCTGCTTTTGCTAGATCAGGTAGTGATGGTGTTGAAAAATGGGTAGTGTTAGAACTTAAAATGATAGCTGATGTTGGTCTTTTAGGATTCCCTAACGTAGGTAAGTCAACATTTTTATCTGTAGTAACTAAAGCTAAACCAAAGATAGCTAACTACCACTTTACGACTCTAACTCCGAACTTAGGTGTTGTTCAAACGAAATTTGGAGAGAGTTTTGTTTTAGCTGATATACCAGGTCTTATAGAGGGTGCTGCAGAAGGTGTAGGTTTAGGACATGACTTCTTAAGACATGTTGAAAGAACTAAAGTTTTAATACATATAGTTGATATATCAGGTTTAGAAGGTAGAGATGCCTTAGAAGATTTTGATAAAATTAATGATGAATTAAAACTATATAATGAAAAATTATCAACAAGACCACAAGTTGTAGTTGCTAATAAGATGGATATACTAGAAGATGAAAGTGTATTTGATGAATTTAAAAATGAATTAGAAAAAAGAGGATACAAAGTATTTAAAATGTCTGCAGCAACACGTCAAGGTGTAGATGATGTAATAGCTTATGTATCTGAATTATTAAGAGAAGCTGAAGAAATAGAGTTAGTTTCAGAAGAAGAAATGTTTAGACCTGAACTTGATGAACAACAAGATGAAGGTTTACAAATAGATATAGAAGATGGAGTATATGTTGTAACTGGTAAATCTTTAAGAAGAATTATGTATTCTGTTAACTTTGATGATATGGAATCTCTTCAATATTTCCAAAAAGCCATGGAAAGTCAAGGTGTATTCGATAGATTAAGAGAAATGGGAATAGAAGATGGAGATACAGTTAGAATTTACGAAATAGAATTTGAATTCTATAATTAA
- a CDS encoding YhbY family RNA-binding protein has protein sequence MLKGKQRAYLRSIANTLKPSTQIGKDGVTESFLEQLDDMLRKREIVKVTILETAGLETKETANAICEALRAEFVQAIGSKFTLYKRNTENPQIVFPGHEQAKAKVKAENVTKKGKATKRSVR, from the coding sequence ATGTTAAAAGGTAAGCAAAGAGCGTATTTAAGATCAATAGCAAATACTTTAAAGCCTTCAACTCAAATAGGTAAAGATGGAGTTACTGAAAGCTTTTTAGAACAATTAGATGATATGTTAAGAAAAAGAGAGATAGTTAAAGTAACAATACTTGAAACAGCAGGTCTTGAAACTAAAGAAACTGCTAATGCTATATGTGAAGCTTTAAGAGCTGAGTTTGTTCAAGCTATAGGGTCTAAGTTTACTTTATACAAAAGAAATACAGAAAATCCACAAATAGTATTCCCAGGACATGAACAAGCTAAGGCTAAAGTAAAGGCTGAGAATGTTACTAAAAAAGGAAAAGCTACAAAAAGATCGGTTAGATAA
- a CDS encoding CoA-disulfide reductase: MRVIIVGAVAAGMSAAAKLKRMQPKYDVVVYEKTDVVSFGACGLPYFVGGFFDDASNMIARSPEKFRETGINLNVFHEVVKVDTKAKKITVRNLETNTEFEDSYDKLMIATGASSIIPPIKNVKLDNVSTLKTMEDGIKVKELLNKEENQKIAIIGAGFIGLEAVEAAKHLGKEVRVFQSDGRVLAQVFDKEITDVLEEEIKKHNVDLRLEELVSELVGETKVEKIITNKGEYEADVVIIATGVRPNTAFLKDTSIEMLPNGAIIVDEFGRTSVEDIYAAGDCATIQNIVTGKDSYVPLATGANKLGRIVGENLAGANNSFQGSLGSSCIKVMDMEAASTGMTESQAQNLGINYKAKFISDFNQTNYYPGRDKIYVKLVYDAETKIILGGQVAGFKDSVQRCNVIAAAIFGKLTTNQLGMLDLCYAPPFARTWDVLNVSGNVCK; encoded by the coding sequence ATGAGAGTAATTATAGTAGGTGCAGTTGCAGCAGGAATGAGCGCAGCAGCTAAGTTAAAAAGAATGCAACCTAAATATGATGTTGTAGTATATGAAAAAACAGATGTAGTATCATTTGGTGCATGTGGACTTCCATATTTTGTTGGAGGATTCTTTGATGATGCTAGCAATATGATAGCAAGAAGCCCAGAAAAATTTAGAGAGACAGGAATAAATTTAAATGTATTTCATGAAGTGGTTAAGGTTGATACAAAGGCTAAAAAGATTACAGTAAGAAATTTAGAAACGAACACTGAGTTTGAAGATTCTTATGATAAATTAATGATAGCAACAGGAGCAAGTAGTATAATACCTCCTATAAAAAATGTTAAGTTAGATAATGTTTCAACATTAAAGACTATGGAAGATGGAATAAAAGTAAAAGAATTATTAAATAAAGAAGAAAATCAAAAAATAGCTATAATAGGTGCAGGATTTATAGGACTTGAAGCTGTTGAAGCTGCTAAGCATTTAGGTAAAGAAGTAAGAGTATTCCAATCAGATGGAAGAGTTCTTGCACAAGTATTTGATAAAGAAATAACTGATGTATTAGAAGAAGAAATAAAAAAACATAATGTAGATTTAAGATTAGAAGAACTTGTATCTGAATTAGTTGGAGAAACAAAGGTAGAAAAGATTATAACAAACAAAGGCGAATATGAAGCTGATGTAGTTATTATAGCAACAGGAGTAAGACCAAATACTGCATTTTTAAAAGATACATCTATAGAAATGTTACCAAATGGAGCTATAATAGTTGATGAATTTGGTAGAACTTCAGTAGAAGATATATATGCAGCTGGAGATTGTGCTACTATACAAAATATAGTGACAGGTAAAGATTCATATGTACCTCTTGCTACAGGAGCTAATAAATTAGGAAGAATAGTTGGTGAAAACTTAGCAGGAGCAAATAACTCATTTCAAGGGTCATTAGGTTCAAGTTGTATAAAAGTTATGGATATGGAAGCAGCTTCAACTGGTATGACTGAATCACAAGCTCAAAACTTAGGAATAAACTATAAGGCTAAATTTATATCAGATTTTAATCAAACAAACTACTATCCAGGTAGAGATAAAATATATGTAAAGCTTGTTTACGATGCTGAGACTAAGATTATATTAGGTGGACAAGTTGCTGGATTTAAAGATTCAGTTCAAAGATGTAATGTAATAGCAGCAGCTATATTTGGTAAATTAACAACGAATCAATTAGGAATGTTAGATTTATGTTATGCGCCACCATTTGCTAGAACATGGGATGTATTGAATGTATCTGGAAATGTATGTAAATAG
- a CDS encoding ribonuclease Z, whose protein sequence is MIDLVLLGCGGNMPMPNRFLSSLFINYKGRKILIDCGEGTQVSMRMKNCGFKNIDLICITHLHGDHFYGLMGLLSTIGNSSRVDDLTIVGPKGICEIINAMKTLIEYLPYKIIVVENPKGTFSLVNDILKDIEISTLELDHSSECLGYSLYFKRTPKFNIEKAIQNNVPKLLWQKLQSGKNIIFENIEYSPDMVLGDNRKGVKISFITDTRPIFSIPKFINNSDLFICEAMYGDDLDISKAVKNKHMTFREAANLARLGNVKALLLTHFSPSLEDPNLYIKNATDVFENTIVGKDRYSVNLNFEN, encoded by the coding sequence ATGATAGATTTAGTTTTGCTAGGTTGTGGAGGCAATATGCCAATGCCTAATAGATTCTTATCTTCATTATTTATAAATTATAAGGGTAGAAAAATACTTATTGATTGTGGTGAAGGTACTCAAGTCTCTATGAGAATGAAAAATTGTGGGTTTAAAAACATAGATCTAATATGTATAACTCATCTTCATGGTGATCATTTTTACGGTCTTATGGGACTTTTATCTACTATAGGAAACAGCTCTAGAGTTGATGATTTAACTATAGTTGGGCCTAAGGGTATTTGTGAAATAATAAATGCGATGAAAACTTTAATAGAATACTTACCATATAAAATAATCGTTGTTGAGAATCCTAAGGGCACATTCTCTTTAGTTAACGATATATTAAAAGATATAGAAATTTCTACTTTAGAGCTAGATCATTCAAGTGAATGCCTAGGATATAGCTTATACTTTAAGAGAACACCTAAGTTTAATATAGAAAAAGCTATTCAAAACAATGTTCCTAAATTATTATGGCAAAAACTTCAAAGTGGAAAAAATATAATTTTTGAAAATATTGAGTATTCTCCAGATATGGTTTTAGGTGATAATCGAAAAGGAGTAAAAATTAGTTTTATTACAGATACAAGACCAATCTTCTCAATTCCTAAATTTATAAATAATAGTGACCTATTTATATGTGAAGCTATGTATGGAGATGATTTAGATATATCTAAAGCTGTTAAAAATAAGCATATGACATTTAGAGAGGCTGCCAATTTGGCAAGACTTGGTAATGTTAAAGCATTACTTTTAACTCACTTTAGTCCTTCTCTAGAAGATCCTAATCTATATATAAAAAACGCTACTGATGTATTTGAAAATACTATAGTTGGAAAAGATAGATATAGTGTTAATTTAAATTTTGAAAATTAA
- the recX gene encoding recombination regulator RecX, with protein sequence MAIITKIEAQKKNTDRVNIYINDEFFMSVFTELVYTFNLKKGMEINKENLKSLLDDDMYIKAKNKALNILSKADQSEKKIKEKLSSDFEESTIEKVLDFLRNNKFIDDKLLAQKIVNTNINLNKCGKNKIKQNLYHKGIDSEDISHAISNIDSNVEFENAMYLAKKRYDRIKNEDKRKVYQKLSQHLAYKGFSYDTIKSVLNKILNFDEYEY encoded by the coding sequence ATGGCTATAATTACAAAAATAGAAGCACAAAAGAAAAATACGGATAGAGTAAATATTTATATTAATGATGAATTTTTTATGTCTGTATTTACTGAGCTTGTTTATACATTTAATTTAAAAAAAGGTATGGAGATAAATAAAGAAAATTTAAAATCTCTACTCGATGATGATATGTATATTAAAGCTAAAAATAAAGCCTTAAATATATTATCTAAAGCTGATCAATCAGAGAAAAAAATAAAAGAAAAACTCTCTTCTGATTTTGAAGAAAGTACTATTGAAAAAGTATTAGATTTCTTAAGAAATAATAAATTTATTGATGATAAATTATTAGCTCAAAAAATAGTAAATACTAATATTAACTTAAATAAATGTGGTAAAAATAAAATAAAACAAAATCTTTACCATAAAGGAATAGATTCTGAAGATATATCTCATGCTATATCTAATATTGATTCTAATGTTGAATTTGAAAATGCCATGTATCTAGCTAAAAAGCGTTATGATAGAATAAAAAACGAAGACAAAAGAAAAGTATATCAAAAACTTTCTCAACATCTCGCTTATAAAGGATTTAGTTATGATACTATAAAATCTGTTTTAAATAAAATTTTAAATTTTGATGAATATGAATATTAA
- the nadD gene encoding nicotinate-nucleotide adenylyltransferase has protein sequence MGIDNIVDESFIINQKKLKKFGDKCNNVKIGIMGGTFDPIHYAHLATAEFIRDNYKLDKILFIPSGNPPHKKGNITNKNDRYNMVLLSTINNDDFIVSDIEIKREKSTYTIDTLKDLKQKYKNIEIYFITGSDAICDIETWKDVEGNFKLANFIAATRPGISLLKANEKIKDLKDKYDANIESVYVPSLDISSTYIREQLNKHKTIRYLVPELVQEYIYNKKLYSSGE, from the coding sequence ATGGGAATTGATAATATAGTTGATGAGTCTTTTATAATTAATCAAAAGAAGTTAAAGAAATTCGGAGATAAATGTAATAATGTAAAGATAGGTATAATGGGTGGAACCTTTGACCCCATACATTATGCGCATTTGGCTACGGCTGAATTTATAAGAGATAATTATAAATTAGATAAAATATTATTTATACCATCAGGAAATCCACCTCATAAAAAAGGAAATATAACTAATAAAAATGATAGGTATAATATGGTGTTATTATCTACTATTAATAATGATGATTTTATAGTTTCTGATATAGAAATAAAAAGAGAAAAAAGTACTTATACAATAGATACATTAAAAGATTTAAAACAAAAATATAAAAATATAGAGATATATTTTATAACTGGATCAGATGCTATATGCGACATAGAAACTTGGAAGGATGTTGAGGGGAATTTTAAACTAGCAAACTTTATAGCAGCAACAAGACCAGGAATAAGTCTATTAAAAGCTAATGAAAAAATAAAAGACCTAAAAGATAAGTATGATGCAAATATAGAAAGTGTGTATGTGCCATCTTTAGATATATCATCAACATATATAAGAGAACAATTAAATAAACATAAAACAATTAGATATTTAGTACCTGAATTAGTACAAGAATATATATACAACAAGAAATTATATAGTAGTGGAGAGTAA
- the yqeK gene encoding bis(5'-nucleosyl)-tetraphosphatase (symmetrical) YqeK: MNLELINNKIKEMLPEKRYRHSLNVANCAVKLSEIYGCDKEKAYIAAIAHDCAKYLNKEEVKHYVDKYKIVLDELEKDNLALSHSLIGSYIAKYEFGINDKDIINAIKYHTTGKEDMNLIEKIIYIADLIEEDRDFPGVEVLRDLVYNKQLDKALLISFNNTIKLVIDNNQLIHNRTVNARNYLIKNKIL, from the coding sequence ATGAATTTAGAATTAATTAATAATAAGATAAAAGAAATGTTACCAGAAAAAAGATACAGACATTCATTAAATGTGGCAAATTGTGCAGTAAAGTTAAGTGAAATTTATGGATGTGATAAAGAAAAAGCTTATATAGCGGCAATAGCACATGACTGTGCGAAGTATTTAAACAAAGAAGAGGTAAAGCATTATGTAGATAAATATAAAATAGTTCTAGATGAATTAGAAAAAGATAATTTAGCTTTATCTCATAGTTTGATAGGGTCATATATAGCAAAATATGAATTTGGAATAAATGATAAAGATATAATAAATGCAATAAAGTATCATACTACAGGTAAAGAAGATATGAATTTAATAGAAAAAATAATATATATTGCAGATTTAATAGAGGAAGATAGAGATTTTCCTGGAGTAGAAGTATTGAGAGATTTAGTTTATAATAAACAATTAGATAAAGCTTTACTTATTTCGTTTAATAATACGATAAAACTTGTAATAGATAACAATCAGTTAATACATAATAGAACAGTAAATGCAAGAAACTACCTTATAAAAAATAAAATTTTATAA
- the rsfS gene encoding ribosome silencing factor: MTVENITKVIYDAIDDKLGKDIAILNIGAVSSLCDYFVIATASSQRQVKAIADNVEDELTKLGIEARGKEGYDSQVWVLLDYGDVMVHIFNEENRDFYNLEKLWKDAPYVDVDNLA, translated from the coding sequence ATGACAGTCGAAAATATTACAAAAGTTATATATGATGCAATAGATGATAAACTAGGGAAAGATATAGCAATATTAAACATAGGAGCTGTATCTAGCTTATGTGATTACTTTGTAATAGCTACAGCATCTTCTCAAAGACAAGTAAAAGCTATAGCTGATAATGTAGAAGATGAATTAACTAAGCTTGGTATAGAAGCCAGAGGTAAAGAAGGATATGATAGCCAAGTTTGGGTTTTACTTGATTACGGTGATGTTATGGTTCATATATTTAATGAAGAAAATAGAGATTTCTATAACTTAGAAAAACTATGGAAAGATGCTCCATATGTTGATGTTGACAACTTAGCTTAA
- the leuS gene encoding leucine--tRNA ligase produces the protein MNVYKPNEIESKWQKTWEKNEQYKTDTNDNTKPKYYALEMFPYPSGKLHMGHVRNYSIGDVVARFKKMQGYNVLHPMGWDSFGLPAENAAIKHGIHPDKWTMENIADMREQLKTLGLSFDWDREIATSTPEYYKFTQQIFLKMLEHGLAYKKKSFVNWCPSCETVLANEQVVQGACERCDSVVVKKDLEQWYFKTTHFAEELLQDIDTLDGWPEKVKTMQRNWIGKSTGAEITFDIDGSDKSITVFTTRPDTVYGVSYMVLAPEHSLVKELVAGTEYEEAVDAFVQKMHTMTEIERTSSDVEKEGMFIGKYVVNPLTGKKVPLWIANYVLVDYGTGAVMAVPAHDERDADFAAKYNLEVVTVIDEDNKMINSAEFDGMDADKAFDAIIEKIEEIGRGKKTVNYRLRDWLLSRQRYWGCPIPVVYCDECGIVPEKKENLPILLPTDVEFTGKGESPLTTSKTFMNTTCPCCGKPARREADTMDTFVDSSWYFLRYIDPKNTEEPFSKDAVNNWMPVDQYIGGVEHAILHLLYSRFFVKAFNSMGMLDFKEPFKNLLTQGMVLKDGAKMSKSKGNVVAPSEIIAEYGVDTARLFVLFAAPPERDLEWSDQGVEGCFRFLNRVYRLVDELSDIAKSNVESKELTKEDKAMRYTIHATLKKVTEDLNEKFGFNTAISALMELINEMYKYKELDSRNEAVIKEGIETIVTILAPFAPHIGEELWAMIGKEGSIFDISWPKYDETALVKDEVEIVVQINGKVRGKLSVAANISREEMEKVAMEDEKIKALVEGKSIVKVVAVPKKLVNIVVK, from the coding sequence ATGAACGTTTATAAGCCAAATGAAATTGAGTCAAAGTGGCAAAAAACTTGGGAAAAAAATGAACAATATAAAACAGATACTAATGATAATACAAAGCCTAAGTATTATGCATTAGAAATGTTCCCTTATCCATCAGGAAAATTACATATGGGACATGTTAGAAACTACTCTATAGGTGATGTAGTTGCGAGATTTAAGAAAATGCAAGGGTACAATGTTCTACATCCAATGGGATGGGATTCATTTGGACTTCCGGCAGAAAATGCGGCTATAAAGCATGGAATACATCCAGACAAATGGACTATGGAAAATATAGCGGACATGAGAGAGCAATTAAAAACTTTAGGTCTTAGTTTTGACTGGGATAGAGAAATAGCTACATCTACACCAGAATACTATAAGTTCACTCAACAAATATTCTTAAAAATGTTAGAACATGGATTAGCATATAAGAAAAAATCTTTCGTAAACTGGTGTCCATCTTGTGAAACAGTTCTTGCTAATGAGCAAGTTGTACAAGGTGCATGTGAGAGATGTGACTCTGTAGTAGTAAAGAAAGACTTAGAACAATGGTATTTTAAAACTACTCATTTTGCAGAAGAATTATTACAAGATATAGATACTTTAGATGGATGGCCAGAAAAAGTTAAAACTATGCAAAGAAACTGGATAGGAAAAAGTACTGGTGCTGAAATAACTTTCGATATAGATGGAAGTGACAAATCTATAACTGTATTTACAACTAGACCAGATACTGTATATGGAGTTTCTTACATGGTTTTAGCTCCAGAGCATTCATTAGTTAAAGAACTAGTTGCTGGAACAGAATATGAAGAAGCAGTAGATGCATTTGTTCAAAAGATGCATACTATGACTGAAATAGAAAGAACTTCAAGTGATGTTGAAAAAGAAGGAATGTTCATAGGTAAATATGTTGTAAATCCATTAACAGGTAAAAAAGTTCCTTTATGGATAGCTAACTACGTACTTGTTGATTATGGAACAGGTGCAGTTATGGCAGTGCCAGCTCATGATGAAAGAGATGCTGATTTTGCAGCTAAATATAACTTAGAAGTAGTAACTGTAATAGATGAAGATAATAAAATGATAAACTCAGCAGAATTTGATGGAATGGACGCTGATAAAGCATTTGATGCTATAATAGAAAAGATAGAAGAAATAGGAAGAGGAAAGAAAACAGTTAATTACAGATTAAGAGACTGGTTACTTTCTAGACAAAGATACTGGGGATGTCCAATACCTGTAGTATATTGTGATGAATGTGGTATAGTTCCAGAAAAGAAAGAAAACTTACCAATATTATTACCAACAGATGTAGAGTTTACAGGAAAGGGTGAATCACCACTTACAACATCAAAAACATTTATGAATACAACTTGTCCATGTTGTGGAAAACCAGCTAGAAGAGAAGCTGATACGATGGATACATTCGTAGATTCTTCTTGGTACTTCTTAAGATATATAGATCCTAAAAATACTGAAGAACCATTTAGCAAAGATGCAGTTAATAATTGGATGCCAGTTGACCAATATATAGGTGGAGTAGAGCATGCCATATTACATCTTCTTTATTCAAGATTCTTTGTAAAGGCATTTAATTCTATGGGAATGTTAGATTTTAAAGAGCCTTTTAAAAACTTATTAACTCAAGGTATGGTTTTAAAAGATGGTGCTAAGATGAGTAAGTCTAAAGGAAATGTCGTAGCTCCATCAGAAATAATAGCAGAATATGGAGTTGATACTGCTAGATTATTCGTATTATTTGCAGCACCACCAGAAAGAGACTTAGAATGGTCAGATCAAGGTGTTGAAGGATGTTTTAGATTCTTAAATAGAGTATATAGATTAGTAGATGAATTATCAGATATAGCTAAATCTAATGTTGAGTCAAAAGAATTAACTAAAGAAGATAAAGCCATGAGATATACTATACATGCAACTTTAAAGAAAGTTACTGAAGATCTAAACGAAAAGTTCGGATTTAATACTGCTATATCTGCGCTAATGGAACTAATAAATGAAATGTATAAATATAAAGAATTAGATTCTAGAAATGAAGCAGTTATAAAAGAAGGTATAGAAACTATAGTAACTATACTTGCTCCATTTGCACCTCATATAGGTGAAGAGTTATGGGCTATGATAGGTAAAGAAGGAAGTATATTTGATATATCTTGGCCAAAATATGATGAAACAGCTTTAGTTAAAGATGAAGTTGAAATAGTTGTTCAAATAAATGGAAAAGTAAGAGGAAAATTAAGTGTTGCTGCTAATATATCTAGAGAAGAAATGGAAAAGGTAGCAATGGAAGATGAAAAAATAAAAGCATTAGTTGAAGGAAAATCTATAGTTAAAGTAGTTGCAGTACCTAAGAAATTAGTTAATATAGTTGTTAAATAA